A stretch of Mucilaginibacter terrae DNA encodes these proteins:
- a CDS encoding secondary thiamine-phosphate synthase enzyme YjbQ, translating to MKIFQQNIKLRLRPRGFHLITSEIVQAFPQLAEIQTGICQVFIQHTSASLTINENAAPTVRQDFETYFNKAVPENDPDYLHTDEGPDDMPAHLKAAMLGTSIMIPVHNGRLALGMWQGIYLCEHRDYGGARNVVVTAWGNPS from the coding sequence ATGAAAATATTTCAGCAAAACATAAAACTTAGATTACGGCCGAGGGGATTTCACCTCATTACGTCCGAAATTGTGCAAGCATTTCCACAATTAGCGGAAATACAAACCGGCATTTGCCAGGTATTTATACAACATACCTCGGCATCGCTTACTATAAATGAGAATGCCGCCCCCACCGTACGGCAAGATTTTGAAACTTACTTTAACAAAGCCGTGCCCGAAAACGACCCCGACTACCTGCACACCGATGAAGGCCCCGACGATATGCCCGCCCACCTCAAAGCGGCTATGCTGGGCACATCGATAATGATACCCGTACATAACGGAAGACTGGCGCTGGGCATGTGGCAAGGCATATATTTATGCGAGCACCGGGATTATGGTGGGGCAAGGAATGTGGTGGTAACGGCGTGGGGAAACCCCTCCTAA
- a CDS encoding sensor histidine kinase: protein MDTLTAPVPANEMERLTVLAELDLDYSALNDNLKSLSKLAAKIAGTEISMVNLIDSFTQWTVSNYGLDLDQMNREDSVCQYTIMQDEGYEVLDLAADDRFKEKFYVTSDPNLRYYYGVPLRADNGVNLGALCVLDTQLRVLSPEKIEMLKIIADEIVNRLRALRVIESMRGQINEATENQRRVAHDIRGPLGGIIGLARIISEQGDENTMEEVLEFIGLIQKSGHSILELADEILSIKAVPAENANKLGNDEFNQVTFKEKLIKLYTPQALNKKIKFTVNTSADTQNIPFLKNKLLQIVGNLISNAIKFTPEGGSVSTHLSIDAVDQGRSLQIKVEDSGVGLSPDKIQQILSGQGESTTGTGGEQGYGFGLALVKHLIDGLKGNLQVVSTTGNGTVFTVSLPQAISKI from the coding sequence ATGGACACTTTAACAGCGCCCGTGCCTGCCAACGAAATGGAAAGGCTTACAGTTTTAGCCGAGTTGGATTTAGATTATTCGGCTTTGAATGATAACCTGAAAAGCCTGAGCAAACTTGCAGCAAAAATTGCAGGTACCGAAATTTCAATGGTAAATTTAATTGATTCGTTTACACAATGGACGGTTTCAAATTACGGTCTCGACCTTGACCAGATGAACCGCGAAGATTCGGTTTGCCAATACACTATAATGCAGGATGAAGGTTACGAGGTTTTAGACCTTGCTGCCGATGACCGCTTTAAAGAAAAGTTTTATGTAACCAGCGATCCCAACCTGCGTTATTATTACGGTGTGCCCCTGCGTGCCGATAATGGTGTAAACCTGGGTGCTTTATGTGTACTGGATACTCAATTACGCGTACTTTCTCCCGAAAAAATTGAAATGCTCAAGATAATAGCCGACGAGATCGTTAACAGGCTTAGGGCATTGCGGGTAATTGAAAGCATGCGTGGACAAATCAACGAGGCTACTGAAAATCAGCGCCGTGTTGCGCATGATATACGTGGTCCGTTGGGTGGTATTATTGGCCTTGCACGCATTATTAGCGAGCAGGGCGACGAGAACACCATGGAAGAGGTACTGGAATTTATAGGTCTTATTCAAAAGAGCGGGCACTCTATTTTAGAACTGGCCGATGAAATATTGAGCATAAAGGCGGTGCCGGCCGAGAATGCCAATAAGTTAGGGAACGATGAATTTAATCAGGTAACTTTTAAAGAAAAACTCATCAAATTATACACCCCCCAGGCATTAAATAAAAAAATAAAGTTTACGGTAAACACCAGTGCCGATACCCAAAACATTCCTTTTCTAAAAAATAAGTTACTACAAATTGTAGGTAACCTTATATCAAACGCTATTAAGTTTACCCCCGAGGGTGGTTCTGTATCTACTCATTTATCAATTGATGCTGTTGATCAAGGCCGTAGCTTACAAATTAAGGTAGAGGATTCGGGCGTGGGTTTAAGTCCTGATAAAATACAGCAGATTTTGAGCGGTCAGGGTGAATCAACCACCGGAACCGGCGGAGAGCAGGGGTATGGATTTGGTTTAGCTTTGGTAAAACATTTAATAGATGGTTTAAAAGGTAATTTACAGGTAGTATCAACCACCGGAAACGGTACCGTATTTACGGTTAGTTTACCTCAGGCCATTTCTAAAATATAA
- a CDS encoding 2-hydroxyacid dehydrogenase, with translation MKIAVFSTHQYDQDFFNEFNPGHEITYFVLPLNEQTVALTQGFNAICIFVNDTVNAAILQKLHDNGVRLIVLRCAGFNNVDIKTATALGMPVLRVPAYSPEAVAEHALALILTLNRKTHKAYNRVREGNFSLEKLMGFNLHNRKVAVIGTGNIGKAFCHILKGFGCHVSAYDIYPDAGLQAQGIVYGTLEETLADADIISLHCPLMDSTRHMINAQTLALFKKGAMLINTSRGGLINTVDVIESLKNCHLGYLGLDVYEQEANLFFNDYSEDVIQDELITRLISFPNVLITSHQGFFTREAMEQIATITFANIDAFVKGEELLNRVN, from the coding sequence ATGAAAATTGCCGTATTTAGCACCCACCAGTACGATCAGGACTTTTTTAACGAGTTTAACCCCGGGCATGAAATTACCTATTTTGTTTTACCGCTTAACGAGCAAACCGTTGCACTAACACAAGGCTTTAATGCCATTTGCATTTTTGTGAACGACACCGTTAATGCCGCTATACTGCAAAAACTGCATGATAATGGTGTGCGATTGATTGTACTGCGCTGCGCAGGTTTTAACAACGTAGATATTAAAACAGCCACTGCATTAGGTATGCCCGTGCTTAGGGTACCGGCCTACTCGCCCGAAGCTGTAGCCGAACATGCCCTGGCCTTAATATTAACACTCAACCGCAAAACACATAAAGCTTATAACCGCGTGCGTGAGGGCAACTTTTCGCTCGAAAAACTGATGGGGTTTAACCTGCACAACCGTAAGGTGGCGGTTATTGGAACCGGCAACATTGGTAAAGCATTTTGCCACATACTTAAAGGTTTTGGCTGCCACGTAAGCGCCTATGACATTTATCCGGACGCGGGTTTACAGGCACAGGGCATTGTATATGGCACGTTAGAGGAGACTTTGGCCGATGCCGACATTATATCGTTACACTGCCCGTTGATGGACAGCACCCGCCACATGATTAATGCCCAAACGCTTGCCCTGTTTAAAAAAGGAGCTATGCTTATTAATACAAGCAGAGGCGGATTAATTAACACGGTGGATGTAATAGAATCATTAAAAAACTGCCATTTGGGTTATTTAGGCCTGGATGTTTACGAACAGGAAGCCAACCTTTTCTTTAATGATTACTCCGAAGACGTGATACAGGATGAATTGATCACCCGCCTTATCTCTTTCCCTAACGTGCTCATCACATCACACCAGGGCTTTTTTACCCGCGAAGCCATGGAGCAAATTGCAACCATAACATTTGCCAATATTGATGCGTTTGTTAAAGGCGAAGAGTTGCTGAACAGGGTTAATTAA
- a CDS encoding wax synthase family protein — translation MITSQHIIGFFIINIFTALLGYVLLKQRLLKTAWLFMPLVLAATYFLFRHEPPALLMLAIIAVTFTAIKPIPAIIDYRNKPTNLTLKQWLTFALAWAGMRVQPFEKLDSAPLPNAQQNTRFGVSRLMIGLAFVLVAYVLKSFLIITPLTYGLISCLILVGFSFILHFGLLSISTGTLRKRGVNVGLLFKSPARAKSLADFWGKCWNLAFSEMTSVIIYRPLKKHVGAAWALLASFMFSGLLHEVALSLPVNNGYGLPTLYFLLQGIVVLIEKRWLQNSFMLTHPLLCKTWTFCCIVLPAPLLFHAQFIQHVIWPVTGISL, via the coding sequence ATGATCACGTCACAACACATTATTGGCTTTTTTATCATTAACATTTTTACCGCCTTATTAGGCTATGTGTTATTAAAACAAAGGCTGTTAAAAACAGCATGGTTGTTTATGCCGTTGGTTTTGGCCGCTACCTATTTTCTTTTTAGGCATGAGCCTCCTGCACTGTTAATGCTGGCCATAATTGCAGTAACGTTTACAGCCATTAAGCCAATTCCTGCTATAATCGATTACCGTAACAAGCCAACAAACCTTACCCTTAAACAATGGCTTACCTTTGCACTGGCTTGGGCGGGTATGCGTGTGCAGCCTTTCGAAAAATTGGATTCGGCTCCCCTACCCAACGCTCAACAAAACACCCGTTTTGGGGTAAGCCGGTTGATGATAGGCTTAGCTTTTGTTTTAGTTGCCTATGTGCTTAAATCGTTTCTCATTATTACTCCGCTTACTTATGGTTTAATAAGCTGCCTGATACTTGTTGGCTTTAGTTTTATACTACACTTTGGCTTGTTAAGCATAAGCACAGGCACGCTCCGTAAGCGCGGTGTAAATGTGGGTTTGTTATTTAAATCTCCGGCAAGGGCAAAAAGTTTAGCCGATTTTTGGGGTAAGTGCTGGAACCTGGCCTTTAGCGAAATGACTTCGGTAATTATTTACCGGCCGTTAAAAAAACACGTTGGCGCGGCATGGGCGTTGCTGGCTTCGTTCATGTTTTCGGGTTTGTTGCATGAAGTAGCTTTAAGCCTGCCGGTAAACAACGGTTATGGCTTGCCTACGCTGTACTTTTTATTGCAGGGCATAGTAGTACTTATAGAAAAACGGTGGCTACAAAATTCGTTTATGCTAACACATCCATTGCTATGTAAAACATGGACTTTTTGCTGCATTGTTTTACCAGCCCCGCTCTTGTTTCATGCTCAATTTATACAGCATGTAATATGGCCTGTAACCGGTATAAGTTTATAA
- a CDS encoding SDR family NAD(P)-dependent oxidoreductase, which translates to MSTQSKVWFVTGASKGLGLTLVKKLLSLGHSVAATSRNADELTKAVGDTPANSFLALAMNLKSEDSVAEAVNKTIEKFNRIDVVVNNAGYGLLGALEELSEAEARDNFEVNVFGSLNVIRQVLPQLRKQQSGHILNIASIGGFSGNYPGFGIYCATKFAVHGFTESLAAEVKEFGIHATVVSPGYFRTEFLTSGSMGTPQNPIAEYTAVRQSQQFHEQDMNNNQAGDPEKASDVMIEVASSPNPPLHLFLGQDAYDVAYAKIEAVKTDLENWKQQTISTGFTN; encoded by the coding sequence ATGAGCACTCAATCAAAAGTATGGTTTGTTACCGGAGCCTCTAAAGGCTTAGGACTTACCTTAGTTAAAAAATTACTTTCATTAGGCCACTCAGTTGCTGCAACATCACGCAACGCCGATGAATTGACCAAGGCTGTAGGCGATACGCCCGCAAACAGTTTCCTGGCCTTAGCCATGAACCTTAAATCAGAAGATAGTGTAGCCGAAGCTGTTAACAAAACCATTGAGAAATTTAACCGCATTGATGTGGTAGTAAACAATGCCGGTTACGGCCTGTTAGGCGCACTGGAAGAGTTGAGCGAGGCCGAAGCCCGCGATAACTTTGAGGTAAATGTATTTGGCTCTTTAAACGTTATCAGGCAGGTATTACCGCAATTACGCAAACAGCAATCGGGCCATATATTAAACATTGCCTCCATTGGCGGCTTTAGCGGCAACTACCCTGGTTTTGGAATTTACTGTGCCACCAAATTTGCCGTGCACGGCTTTACCGAGTCACTGGCGGCTGAAGTTAAAGAGTTCGGCATCCACGCAACCGTGGTATCACCGGGTTACTTCCGTACCGAGTTTTTAACATCAGGATCAATGGGCACACCTCAAAACCCGATAGCGGAGTACACGGCAGTGCGCCAGTCGCAACAGTTCCATGAGCAGGATATGAACAATAACCAGGCAGGTGATCCTGAAAAAGCATCCGACGTAATGATCGAAGTAGCATCATCGCCTAACCCTCCCCTGCACCTGTTTTTAGGCCAGGATGCCTACGATGTAGCCTATGCTAAAATAGAGGCGGTAAAAACCGATCTGGAAAACTGGAAACAGCAAACCATAAGTACCGGGTTTACCAATTAA
- a CDS encoding SDR family NAD(P)-dependent oxidoreductase, whose translation MKTTKVWFITGASKGFGLSLVKQLLAQGQPVAATSRNIDELKQAVNSTSALFLPLQVELTSEESVNRAITETHATFGKIDVVVNNAGYGIGGSIEELTDEETRHSFDVNVFGTLNVIRKVMPYLRKQQSGHIINLSSIAGIAPGMGWAIYAATKFSVIGLSEVLAQDVKDFGIKVTVVAPGAFRTSFLNADSLVLTKNPIEEYTAVRDVHARYLQMDGKQAGDPEKAAAAMIELAYEQNPPLYLLLGSDAYDRAMHKLETLEKEFRLNEELSKSMAYQG comes from the coding sequence ATGAAAACAACTAAAGTATGGTTTATTACAGGTGCTTCTAAAGGTTTTGGTTTAAGCCTGGTAAAGCAGTTATTAGCACAAGGTCAGCCGGTTGCGGCAACCTCCCGAAATATAGATGAACTTAAACAGGCCGTTAACTCTACATCTGCCCTTTTCCTGCCTTTACAGGTTGAACTAACCAGCGAAGAAAGTGTAAACCGGGCCATTACCGAAACCCATGCCACCTTTGGCAAAATAGATGTGGTGGTAAACAACGCCGGTTACGGTATAGGCGGCAGCATTGAAGAATTAACCGACGAAGAAACCCGCCACAGCTTTGATGTAAACGTATTTGGTACGCTTAATGTAATTCGTAAAGTGATGCCTTACCTGCGTAAACAGCAGTCGGGCCATATTATTAACCTATCGTCAATTGCGGGTATTGCGCCGGGAATGGGCTGGGCTATATATGCGGCTACAAAGTTTTCGGTTATAGGCCTGTCGGAAGTTTTGGCGCAGGACGTTAAAGACTTTGGTATTAAAGTAACAGTGGTTGCACCAGGGGCATTCCGTACCAGCTTTTTAAACGCCGATTCGCTGGTGCTTACCAAAAACCCTATTGAGGAGTATACCGCTGTGCGGGATGTGCACGCCCGTTACCTGCAAATGGATGGCAAACAAGCCGGCGACCCCGAAAAAGCGGCCGCAGCCATGATCGAACTGGCTTACGAGCAAAACCCGCCGCTGTACCTGCTGTTGGGAAGCGATGCTTACGACCGCGCCATGCACAAACTCGAAACCCTGGAAAAAGAGTTTCGCCTGAACGAAGAACTTAGTAAATCAATGGCCTACCAAGGCTAA
- a CDS encoding helix-turn-helix domain-containing protein, with protein MSKAETLEDFYSQKFNYLPQNLQQDIGHFNVFKTEDCYKPDAKPIVYARRDFYKVSLAKGHNRFHYADKSIEVNGYTLIFFNPQVPYTVESLSDEHTGYFCIFSKSFFADKLRGALSDLPMYAPGGKPAYILTEEQFMQAGDIFKKMLEEINSDYAFKYDLIRNYLTELTHFALKTRPQESLYQHPDAKSRITAVFTELLERQFPIETPSQRFTMRSAKDFASQLSVHVNHLNRAIKETTGKTTTDLIAERITSEAKSLLRHTNWNVSEIGYCLGFEEPAHFNNFFKKQTQITPSKFRLAA; from the coding sequence ATGAGCAAGGCCGAAACTTTAGAAGATTTTTACAGCCAAAAATTTAACTACTTGCCGCAAAACCTGCAACAGGACATTGGCCACTTTAATGTTTTTAAAACAGAGGATTGCTATAAACCCGATGCCAAACCTATAGTATACGCTCGCCGGGATTTTTATAAAGTAAGCCTTGCTAAAGGGCACAACCGCTTCCATTATGCTGATAAAAGCATTGAGGTAAATGGTTATACCTTAATATTTTTCAACCCGCAGGTTCCTTATACGGTTGAAAGCCTGTCTGATGAGCATACAGGCTACTTCTGCATATTTTCCAAATCGTTTTTTGCCGATAAATTGCGCGGGGCGCTGAGCGATCTACCTATGTATGCCCCTGGAGGTAAACCGGCCTATATACTTACCGAAGAGCAGTTTATGCAAGCCGGCGACATATTTAAAAAAATGCTTGAGGAAATAAACTCCGACTATGCCTTTAAGTATGATTTGATACGCAACTACCTTACGGAACTTACTCACTTTGCGCTAAAGACCCGTCCGCAGGAAAGTTTGTACCAGCACCCGGATGCCAAATCACGTATTACGGCGGTGTTTACCGAACTACTTGAACGCCAGTTTCCTATCGAAACGCCGTCGCAACGATTTACCATGCGGTCGGCTAAAGACTTTGCCTCGCAGCTATCGGTACATGTAAACCACCTTAACCGCGCCATTAAGGAAACCACCGGCAAAACCACCACCGATTTGATTGCCGAGCGCATTACCAGCGAGGCAAAATCACTACTACGCCACACCAACTGGAACGTATCAGAAATTGGCTATTGCCTTGGTTTTGAAGAACCTGCACATTTCAACAACTTCTTTAAAAAGCAAACACAAATTACGCCATCTAAGTTTAGATTGGCGGCATAA
- a CDS encoding HAMP domain-containing sensor histidine kinase — MRLAENLPGTVNRDSVLKLIKGLKPKIKNEDPVIADYYCLLSQVEDDNNLKCKYADSALAFFSTQQRRKEFPNHYYKALLCRGEISVYLKQYTTALKYFYQARQTLNNGNCKDGFLSVRMASIYYNQKNYKAAAKLWAENYNLIKSCVANYPFQKQFYTLQSVLNSAGVSYQRAGIYDSARYYYIKDVELINEAQKRGIDVNSASTVLYDNLGGLNLTQHHIDSARKYLLKSISYTQNEQDGIKIPPYLKLADLYTQTGEYPNAKAAFNQSRLRLERFADQNLDLEVLWNKLYAKFLFKQGLVLQAYRYQETYIRLKDSLDNVSMSLNRLDIKRELNSFGQQRAVTKLENDNQIKRVFLAGSMIIALLALIIIFLVYRNLKRSRKLHQSSLTQNQQLAQALAELEHANQNYIRIMRVMAHDLRNPIWGMTGLAAVLLDEEEVSEENRHLLQLIESTGITTMEMINELLKSGLANENEVLETESVDLRKLVYDSVELLQFKAKEKNQLIIFESADPNIMGRVNHEKIWRVLNNLIVNAIKFSRPNAEIKVGIKHDDSHIIIFVADNGIGISEKDKDSVFEMFTPAKRVGTGGEQPFGLGLSISKSIIEKHNGKIWFESTPGLGTTFYIQLPYSG, encoded by the coding sequence TTGAGATTAGCAGAAAACTTGCCGGGCACTGTCAATAGAGACAGTGTTTTAAAGCTTATAAAAGGTTTAAAACCTAAAATTAAGAATGAAGATCCGGTAATTGCAGATTACTATTGCCTGCTATCGCAAGTTGAGGACGACAATAATTTAAAGTGTAAGTACGCTGATAGTGCTTTAGCTTTTTTTTCAACTCAGCAGCGCAGAAAAGAGTTTCCTAATCACTATTACAAGGCACTGTTGTGCCGCGGCGAAATAAGTGTATACCTAAAACAGTATACCACCGCACTTAAATATTTTTATCAGGCCCGGCAAACTTTAAACAATGGTAATTGCAAAGATGGTTTCCTCTCGGTACGCATGGCCAGTATTTATTACAATCAAAAAAACTATAAAGCGGCAGCTAAATTATGGGCCGAAAATTATAATCTCATCAAATCCTGCGTAGCTAACTATCCGTTTCAAAAACAGTTTTACACGCTGCAAAGTGTGCTCAACAGTGCAGGTGTATCTTATCAACGTGCCGGAATTTATGATAGTGCCAGGTATTATTATATAAAGGATGTTGAACTAATTAATGAAGCTCAAAAGAGAGGGATTGATGTAAATTCGGCAAGTACGGTATTATACGATAACTTGGGCGGATTAAACTTGACGCAACATCATATAGATTCTGCCCGCAAATATCTACTTAAAAGTATATCATATACTCAAAACGAGCAGGACGGTATCAAAATACCGCCTTATCTTAAACTGGCCGATCTCTATACCCAAACCGGGGAATATCCAAATGCTAAGGCCGCGTTTAACCAAAGCAGGTTGCGTCTCGAGCGTTTTGCAGACCAAAATCTCGACTTAGAGGTGCTGTGGAATAAATTGTATGCTAAGTTTTTGTTTAAGCAAGGCTTGGTGCTTCAAGCATACCGTTATCAGGAAACTTACATTCGTTTAAAAGATTCGCTCGACAATGTAAGCATGTCTTTAAACAGGCTTGATATTAAACGGGAGCTTAATTCATTTGGGCAGCAAAGAGCGGTTACTAAACTGGAGAATGACAATCAAATAAAGAGAGTGTTTTTGGCAGGAAGTATGATCATTGCTTTGCTGGCCTTAATAATTATTTTTTTAGTTTATCGCAACCTTAAACGTAGCCGGAAGCTGCACCAAAGTTCGCTTACGCAAAACCAGCAGTTAGCACAAGCGCTTGCAGAGTTAGAACACGCCAATCAAAACTACATTCGTATAATGCGGGTTATGGCGCACGACCTGCGCAACCCGATTTGGGGCATGACGGGCTTGGCTGCCGTGTTGCTGGACGAGGAAGAAGTTTCGGAGGAAAATCGTCACCTGCTGCAATTAATTGAATCGACCGGGATTACTACCATGGAGATGATCAATGAGCTGCTGAAATCGGGCCTGGCAAACGAAAATGAAGTTTTGGAAACAGAATCGGTTGATTTAAGAAAATTAGTATACGATTCGGTTGAGCTTTTGCAGTTCAAGGCCAAAGAAAAAAATCAGCTAATTATTTTTGAAAGTGCCGATCCGAATATTATGGGCCGGGTTAATCATGAAAAAATATGGCGGGTTTTAAACAACCTAATTGTAAATGCCATTAAGTTCAGTCGTCCAAATGCCGAAATTAAAGTTGGAATTAAGCATGACGATAGCCATATCATCATATTTGTTGCCGATAATGGCATTGGCATATCCGAGAAAGATAAAGACAGCGTATTTGAGATGTTTACTCCCGCTAAAAGGGTAGGCACCGGCGGCGAACAGCCTTTTGGCTTAGGCTTATCAATATCAAAAAGTATCATTGAAAAACACAATGGCAAAATATGGTTTGAGAGCACACCCGGCTTAGGGACCACGTTTTATATTCAATTGCCGTATAGCGGTTAA
- a CDS encoding chromate resistance protein ChrB domain-containing protein: protein MKWITREYPKIDRIATPWLIKRFVDVDAEFIYVPAREVKQKAVELDATPFDVPDVELSHHNDLCTFDAVIQKYNLKDEALRIMAAIIRGADTDAHHLAPQAAGLWAISAGLAYNIKNDHGLLTQGMIIYDALYSWAKHLQGVRHTNNPIDQLLLNVYNNYLKEQKAAKVPGWVTEIKDFIQDQLDINLTLSLSDVSNQLNVHPAYLSREFSKYFDNQTFGDYVRKMRIEKAISFLQSTSYSLSEIAYLTGFSDQSHFTRIFKKYTGQSPSIYRKMLKKSKTDTKG from the coding sequence ATGAAATGGATAACCCGCGAATACCCCAAAATTGACCGCATTGCCACACCGTGGCTTATTAAAAGGTTTGTAGATGTTGATGCCGAATTTATTTACGTACCGGCGCGGGAGGTGAAGCAAAAAGCTGTGGAACTTGATGCTACACCGTTTGATGTGCCTGATGTTGAGTTATCACACCATAACGACCTGTGTACATTTGATGCTGTTATACAAAAGTATAATTTGAAAGATGAGGCCTTGAGAATAATGGCCGCTATTATACGCGGTGCCGATACTGATGCTCATCATTTGGCACCACAAGCCGCAGGGCTATGGGCTATATCGGCCGGGCTTGCTTATAACATCAAAAACGACCATGGACTATTGACCCAAGGCATGATTATTTACGATGCCTTATATAGCTGGGCCAAACATTTGCAAGGCGTACGGCATACCAATAACCCTATCGACCAGTTGTTACTTAACGTTTATAACAATTATCTTAAAGAACAAAAAGCCGCCAAAGTACCCGGCTGGGTAACCGAAATAAAAGATTTTATACAAGACCAGCTCGACATTAACCTTACCCTGAGCCTGTCCGATGTATCGAACCAACTCAACGTTCACCCGGCTTACCTGTCTCGCGAGTTTTCCAAATACTTTGACAACCAAACCTTTGGCGACTATGTACGTAAGATGCGTATAGAAAAAGCCATATCCTTTTTACAATCTACCTCCTACTCGTTATCAGAGATAGCCTACCTAACAGGCTTTTCAGACCAAAGCCATTTTACGCGAATTTTTAAGAAATATACTGGACAAAGCCCCTCTATATACCGTAAAATGCTCAAAAAAAGTAAAACAGATACCAAAGGTTAA
- a CDS encoding DUF5700 domain-containing putative Zn-dependent protease, with amino-acid sequence MKRIIFIFWLIVIQSAALFAQSIDASLCDRYFEITDKLRKGDSLSRDTWNTFLQDKSIQTYMADQGVDQSYYEAYRKNMQIVYMPQKDAILQRRLKDSLNYWLTYTIYQYKKHEDGMKAYLQKITADPQAYFNVLYKYAYTALPKRAHIKLPQYIFTIIPIHNDAHAQNNWIIYTLMCAYFNDSNKLGALGGHELHHALQPVPDLKPDHRDESATRVMYAILNEGSADMVDKKYMTDTAKTLLPFQRYFEEFYNEAKPVMPHLDSMLQLNAKMDTVIKFRNYLKGTAYTSGHVPGTYMAYYIEKNGLKGKLLKRIEDPYYFFMVYNEAAKKDKSKPYVFSKEAMDYIELLHKKYMQQVKHT; translated from the coding sequence ATGAAACGCATAATATTTATCTTCTGGCTTATAGTTATTCAATCGGCAGCACTATTTGCCCAAAGTATTGATGCCTCCTTATGTGACCGATATTTTGAAATTACCGACAAATTGCGCAAAGGTGATAGTCTAAGTCGAGACACCTGGAACACGTTTTTGCAGGATAAATCCATACAAACCTATATGGCCGACCAGGGGGTAGACCAATCCTATTATGAAGCTTACCGTAAAAACATGCAGATAGTTTACATGCCTCAAAAAGATGCGATACTGCAACGCCGCCTAAAAGATTCATTAAACTATTGGCTTACTTACACCATTTATCAATACAAAAAGCACGAGGATGGTATGAAAGCTTATCTGCAAAAAATAACTGCCGACCCGCAAGCTTATTTTAATGTGCTTTATAAGTATGCATATACAGCTTTACCCAAACGTGCTCATATCAAACTACCGCAATACATATTTACCATAATACCTATACATAACGATGCACATGCGCAAAACAACTGGATTATTTACACACTGATGTGTGCGTATTTTAATGATAGCAACAAGTTGGGGGCCTTAGGCGGCCACGAGTTGCACCATGCGCTACAACCTGTACCAGATTTAAAACCCGACCACCGCGATGAAAGCGCAACACGGGTAATGTATGCTATTTTGAACGAAGGAAGTGCCGACATGGTAGACAAGAAATACATGACCGATACCGCAAAGACTTTATTGCCTTTTCAACGTTACTTTGAAGAATTTTACAACGAAGCTAAACCGGTGATGCCGCACCTCGACTCGATGCTGCAGCTTAATGCCAAAATGGATACGGTAATTAAGTTCAGGAATTATTTGAAAGGAACTGCGTACACCAGCGGCCATGTGCCGGGTACTTATATGGCTTATTATATAGAAAAGAACGGTTTGAAAGGCAAGTTGCTGAAACGTATTGAAGACCCATATTACTTTTTTATGGTGTACAATGAGGCCGCAAAAAAAGACAAGTCCAAGCCCTACGTGTTTTCAAAAGAAGCGATGGATTATATTGAATTACTGCACAAAAAATATATGCAGCAGGTTAAACATACTTAG
- a CDS encoding ArsR/SmtB family transcription factor produces MNQVEIFKALSNKTRLQILQWLKTPEMSFPDQAHNGYEHGVCVGQIQAKAGVTQSTVSEYLSTLQRAGLITATRAGQWTYYRRNEEAFAALSQFFDNEI; encoded by the coding sequence ATGAATCAGGTAGAAATTTTTAAAGCGCTTTCAAACAAAACCCGGTTACAAATTTTACAATGGCTCAAAACCCCTGAAATGAGCTTTCCGGACCAGGCACACAATGGCTATGAGCATGGGGTTTGTGTGGGGCAAATACAGGCTAAGGCGGGTGTTACGCAATCAACAGTATCTGAATACCTGTCTACCCTGCAACGTGCGGGACTTATTACCGCCACCCGTGCCGGGCAATGGACCTATTACCGCCGCAATGAGGAAGCTTTTGCTGCCTTGAGCCAGTTTTTTGATAACGAAATTTAA